One genomic window of Augochlora pura isolate Apur16 chromosome 5, APUR_v2.2.1, whole genome shotgun sequence includes the following:
- the Task6 gene encoding TWIK-related acid-sensitive K[+] channel 6 yields MKKQNVRTLSLIVFTFTYLLVGAAIFDVLESETEKRRKEALDAIEKMIIRKYNISEDDFKIMETVVLKTEPHKAGQQWKFAGAFYYATTVLTTIGYGHSTPNTISGKLFTMFYAIVGIPLGLVMFQSIGERLNKFSSVVIRNVKKLLNYKDVQASEINLICVVTTLSCLTIAGGAAAFSRYEGWSYFDSIYYCFITLTTIGFGDMVALQKDNALDNKPEYVMFSLIFILFGLAIVAASLNLLVLRFVTMNTEDERRDEAEALQAAQGAVRLEGDVIMANGSILSGQIGNYGDTISLDDDMSVCNCRCSGFQKKRRRPRFTVRRSPGKISHLLPMQQLPSLNMRSEQCAPPPTPLLQLPPLYQHRASI; encoded by the exons ATGAAGAAACAAAACGTCCGGACCCTATCGTTGATCGTCTTCACGTTCACCTACCTCCTCGTCGGCGCTGCAATCTTCGACGTCCTCGAGTCCGAGACGGAGAAACGACGCAAGGAAGCATTAGACG CCATTGAAAAGATGATTATACGCAAATACAATATAAGCGAGGACGACTTCAAGATCATGGAAACAGTGGTGCTGAAGACGGAACCTCATAAAGCCGGTCAACAGTGGAAGTTCGCCGGAGCGTTTTATTATGCAACCACGGTCCTCACAACTATCG GTTACGGACATTCAACGCCGAACACCATAAGCGGTAAACTGTTCACGATGTTCTACGCGATCGTCGGAATCCCGCTAGGACTCGTAATGTTCCAGAGCATTGGGGAgcgtttgaataaattctcgtCCGTCGTAATACGGAACGTAAAGAAGCTTCTTAACTATAAGGATGTCCAG GCCTCAGAAATAAATCTTATCTGCGTGGTGACGACCTTGTCTTGCTTAACAATTGCGGGAGGTGCCGCGGCGTTCTCTAGGTACGAAGGGTGGTCATACTTCGATTCCATCTATTATTGTTTCATCACTCTTACAACCATCGGCTTCGGCGATATGGTCGCGCTGCAAAAGGATAACGCGCTGGACAACAAACCCGAGTACGTGATGTTCTCCCTGATATTCATTCTGTTCGGCTTGGCTATCGTCGCCGCCTCCCTCAATTTATTGGTCCTGAGATTCGTCACGATGAATACCGAGGACGAAAGGCGAGACGAGGCTGAAGCTCTACAG GCTGCGCAAGGAGCAGTGCGCCTGGAGGGCGACGTAATAATGGCGAACGGCTCGATACTGTCGGGCCAAATAGGCAACTACGGTGACACGATATCGCTGGACGACGACATGTCGGTCTGCAACTGCCGCTGCAGCGGCTTCCAGAAGAAACGACGGAGACCACGGTTCACGGTCCGTCGCTCGCCCGGTAAGATCTCGCACCTGCTGCCGATGCAGCAGCTGCCGTCGTTGAATATGCGCAGCGAGCAATGCGCGCCGCCGCCCACGCCGTTGCTGCAACTTCCGCCGTTGTATCAACATCGAGCCAGCATCTGA